A genomic region of Ictidomys tridecemlineatus isolate mIctTri1 chromosome 10, mIctTri1.hap1, whole genome shotgun sequence contains the following coding sequences:
- the Pigc gene encoding phosphatidylinositol N-acetylglucosaminyltransferase subunit C encodes MCAQSITSTKEAKWQKVLYERQPFPDNYVDRRFLEELRKNIYARKYQYWAVVFESSVVIQQLCSVCVFVVIWWYMDEGLLAPHWLFGTGLASSLMGYVLFDLIDGGEGRKKSGRTRWADLKSALVFVAFTYGFSPVLKTLTESVSTDTIYAMSVFMLLGHLIFFDYGANAAIVSSTLSLNMAIFASVCLASRLPRSVHAFVMVTFAIQIFALWPMLQKKLKACTPRSYVGVTMLFAFSALGGLLSISAVGAILFALLLVSISCLCPFYLIRLQLFKENIHGPWDEAEIKEDLSRFLS; translated from the coding sequence ATGTGTGCCCAATCTATAACTAGCACCAAGGAGGCCAAGTGGCAGAAGGTCTTGTATGAGCGGCAGCCCTTCCCTGATAACTATGTGGACCGGCGGTTCCTGGAAGAGCTCCGGAAAAACATCTATGCCCGAAAATACCAATATTGGGCTGTGGTATTTGAGTCCAGTGTGGTGATACAACAGCTGTGCAGCGTCTGTGTTTTTGTGGTCATCTGGTGGTATATGGATGAGGGTCTTTTGGCCCCCCACTGGCTCTTTGGAACTGGCCTGGCATCTTCATTGATGGGATATGTTTTGTTTGATCTCATTGATGGTGGTGAAGGGCGGAAAAAGAGCGGCCGCACCCGATGGGCTGACCTGAAGAGTGCCCTAGTCTTCGTTGCTTTCACTTACGGTTTTTCACCAGTGCTGAAGACCCTGACAGAGTCCGTTAGCACTGACACCATCTATGCCATGTCAGTCTTCATGCTTTTGGGCCACCTCATCTTCTTTGACTATGGAGCCAATGCCGCCATTGTATCCAGCACACTGTCCTTGAACATGGCCATCTTTGCTTCTGTCTGCCTGGCCTCACGTCTTCCCCGGTCGGTGCATGCCTTCGTCATGGTGACGTTTGCCATCCAGATTTTTGCACTGTGGCCCATGTTACAGAAGAAACTGAAGGCCTGTACTCCCCGTAGCTATGTTGGGGTCACAATGCTTTTTGCCTTCTCAGCCCTGGGAGGCCTGCTCTCCATTAGTGCAGTGGGAGCCATACTCTTTGCTCTTCTGCTGGTTTCCATCTCCTGTCTCTGCCCTTTCTATCTCATTCGCCTGCAGCTTTTTAAAGAGAACATTCATGGGCCTTGGGATGAAgctgaaatcaaagaagacttatCCAGGTTCCTCAGCTAA
- the C10H1orf105 gene encoding uncharacterized protein C1orf105 homolog isoform X5 — protein MNKPLVLSLPRRSAHPFTTFLASTWKDEGLPTLFQVPDVSSKARKNQRDPLSLRHKRLCAACQEKKMVQPGAVINPEYLKLSFENFVSQRMMNLHQCGSQTEPKPSRENMATALRVNFN, from the exons ATGAACAAGCCATTAgttctcagcctccccagaag GTCTGCGCATCCCTTTACTACTTTCCTGGCTTCCACCTGGAAGGATGAAGGTTTGCCCACTTTGTTTCAAGTTCCGGATGTCTCATCGAAG GCCAGGAAGAACCAGCGTGACCCCCTGTCACTCAGACATAAGAGGCTGTGCGCCgcatgtcaagaaaaaaaaatg GTACAACCAGGAGCTGTGATCAATCCAGAGTATCTGAAACTATCCTTTGAGAATTTTGTGAGCCAAAG AATGATGAATCTTCATCAATGCGGATCCCAGACTGAACCTAAACCTTCCCGTGAGAACATGGCAACAG
- the C10H1orf105 gene encoding uncharacterized protein C1orf105 homolog isoform X4: MNKPLVLSLPRRSAHPFTTFLASTWKDEGLPTLFQVPDVSSKARKNQRDPLSLRHKRLCAACQEKKMVQPGAVINPEYLKLSFENFVSQRMMNLHQCGSQTEPKPSRENMATGELDDTRNLHL, encoded by the exons ATGAACAAGCCATTAgttctcagcctccccagaag GTCTGCGCATCCCTTTACTACTTTCCTGGCTTCCACCTGGAAGGATGAAGGTTTGCCCACTTTGTTTCAAGTTCCGGATGTCTCATCGAAG GCCAGGAAGAACCAGCGTGACCCCCTGTCACTCAGACATAAGAGGCTGTGCGCCgcatgtcaagaaaaaaaaatg GTACAACCAGGAGCTGTGATCAATCCAGAGTATCTGAAACTATCCTTTGAGAATTTTGTGAGCCAAAG AATGATGAATCTTCATCAATGCGGATCCCAGACTGAACCTAAACCTTCCCGTGAGAACATGGCAACAG